A DNA window from Betta splendens chromosome 6, fBetSpl5.4, whole genome shotgun sequence contains the following coding sequences:
- the LOC114857150 gene encoding LHFPL tetraspan subfamily member 3 protein-like yields the protein MFSSHLALGRTAAFTQSPGLRKMIPGSAASMLPSAEAAKLYQTNYVRNSRVIGLLWAIFTILFGIVNVTIFSQPYWIGDGVDTPQAGYFGLFHYCIGDGLSRELACQGSFTEFSAIPSGAFKAASFFIGMSMMLVVTCIGCFSLFFLLSTSTVYKICGWMQAASGVCLVLGCMIYPDGWDSDEVRRMCGEQTDKYSLGACSVRWAYILAIMGILDALILSFLAFVLGNRQDGLMSEELLAESKEGGNA from the exons ATGTTTAGTTCTCACCTCGCGCTCGGACGAACCGCAGCGTTCACTCAGTCTCCCGGTTTGCGTAAAATGATACCTGGATCTGCCGCATCAATGCTACCGTCTGCAGAAGCCGCGAAATTGTACCAGACTAATTACGTCCGCAACTCCCGTGTCATCGGACTCTTATGGGCCATCTTCACCATCCTGTTCGGTATCGTTAACGTGACCATCTTCTCTCAGCCCTATTGGATCGGAGATGGCGTGGACACGCCGCAGGCCGGATACTTCGGCCTGTTCCACTATTGCATCGGGGACGGACTCTCCAGAGAACTGGCCTGCCAGGGCAGCTTCACCGAGTTCTCCGCTATCCCCTCCGGTGCGTTCAAGGCCGCCTCCTTCTTCATCGGAATGTCCATGATGCTGGTCGTCACTTGCATCGGCTGCTTcagcctcttcttcctgctcagcACCTCCACCGTGTACAAGATCTGCGGCTGGATGCAGGCGGCGTCAG GCGTCTGTCTGGTGCTGGGCTGCATGATCTACCCCGACGGCTGGGACAGCGACGAGGTGCGGCGGATGTGCGGCGAGCAGACGGACAAGTACAGCCTGGGCGCGTGCTCGGTGCGCTGGGCCTACATCCTGGCCATCATGGGCATCCTGGAcgccctcatcctctccttccTGGCCTTCGTCCTGGGGAACCGGCAGGACGGCCTCATGTCCGAGGAGCTGCTGGCGGAAAGCAAGG AGGGAGGCAATGCCTAA
- the si:dkey-29p10.4 gene encoding E3 ubiquitin/ISG15 ligase TRIM25 isoform X1, protein MVFTTCVECAFKNRPGQRKRNSNIWPRPAALSADKQKANSGRTNMGQSLETPTRCPLCSELTLEPVTLKCNHRFCRRCIGDLWSVHPNGPYHCPEWRCKTVYQTPPFDDSSIRPPASGGRNQASSSAATSTNSEQTFLDSLLRRPSLTRHLLGKRKASAPAPEQPDRKRSTVASPQAPSDHTDTPAPSAASESSEKAADAEPRQPEDGHGKSTSKAASARDTQQELSVQQNKPKSEDVITLGDSDSSSEVDICDAPPPATPGKDTQAIGMKSVSPANSNSFPGVSTPGTDEPLSRDFSRTPLIFPKHPTAPSGSSSHLGVFSRSGSKNACSVPCHYCPKSRCQHAVKSCLVCGASMCAEHLRPHLDSPVFQNHTLVPPMEDISLWRCQEHQEINRIYCRQCGVCVCTVCTVIGSHRDHVCISVRDAERELRGNLKEEIKQLQDTEQQVKNRLNELTEKKETFTVVLTEAQKGVQQQYGAIREALEKEEQSALQCVKKEETRVLGALEEKLGHLRSALQSVQQGLHTLEELADTKGDKCVQDQAFIMEYSKIAQLTSNMEGCVDRFEAPEEVDQARLKCLQSWTEKRLDTVVTVADQDRDLYRLQYGTIPLMDADTAHPKLQLSDNNRKVAYVEAQQAYAEHGARFSCFPQVLAARALQGGRWYWEVNVSMDDGRWKVGLCEGQIARKGQKDNSRLGFNSYSWCLACDRKKVEALHNKVCVPVDADGLQRVGVFLDFEEGLLSFFSVTPGGSLALMHTYKHRFTEPLYPALSVSKTQLVVCDLFQS, encoded by the exons ATGGTATTTACTACTTGCGTGGAATGCGCCTTTAAGAACAGACCCGGGCAGAGGAAGCGCAATTCAAACATTTGGCCCCGCCCCGCAGCTCTGTCAGCGGacaaacagaaagcaaacaGCGGCCGAACCAACATGGGGCAGTCGCTGGAAACTCCGACCAGATGTCCGCTGTGCAGCGAGCTCACCCTGGAGCCCGTCACTCTCAAGTGCAACCACCGGTTCTGTCGACGCTGCATCGGTGACTTGTGGAGCGTTCACCCGAACGGCCCGTACCACTGCCCCGAGTGGAGGTGTAAAACGGTGTACCAGACCCCGCCGTTTGACGACAGCTCCATCCGGCCGCCCGCCTCCGGTGGTCGGAACCAGGCGTCCAGCTCCGCAG CCACATCCACAAACAGCGAACAAACGTTCCTGGACTCGCTATTAAGGAGGCCTTCGCTCACCCGTCACCTCCTCGGGAAGCGAAAGGCGAGCGCACCTGCGCcggagcagcctgacagaaagcGGTCGACTGTGGCTTCCCCCCAGGCGCCGTCTGATCACACCGACACTCCCGCTCCGTCAGCTGCTTCGGAGTCATCGGAGAAAGCCGCGGATGCTGAACCTAGACAACCTGAGGACGGTCATGGCAAATCTACCAGCAAGGCAGCGTCTGCAAGAGACACGCAGCAAGAGCTCTCAGTCCAGCAGAACAAGCCTAAATCAGAGGACGTCATCACATTGGGTGACTCTGACAGCTCCAGCGAGGTGGATATATGTGATGCACCGCCTCCTGCAACCCCAGGGAAAGACACACAAGCGATTGGAATGAAATCTGTCTCACCTGCCAACTCTAATTCCTTTCCTGGCGTCTCAACTCCAGGGACAGATGAACCTCTCTCACGTGATTTCAGCAGGACACCTCTGATATTCCCCAAGCATCCTACTGCTCCCTCAGGTTCCTCAAGTCACCTTGGCGTCTTCTCCAGATCAGGCAGCAAAAACGCCTGCTCTGTGCCTTGTCATTATTGCCCTAAATCTCGGTGTCAACATGCGGTGAAGAGTTGTCTGGTTTGCGGCGCTTCCATGTGTGCAGAGCACCTGCGTCCCCATTTGGACTCCCCAGTCTTTCAGAATCACACCCTTGTTCCTCCCATGGAGGACATTTCTCTGTGGAGGTGTCAAGAGCACCAGGAGATCAACCGGATCTACTGTCGTcagtgtggcgtgtgtgtgtgcacggtgTGCACCGTCATCGGCTCCCATCGTGACCATGTCTGCATCAGTGTTAGGGATGCAGAGAGGGAGCTCAGG GGGAACCTGAAAGAAGAGATCAAGCAactgcaggacacagaacagCAAGTGAAGAATAGACTGAATGAACtcacagagaagaaggagacaTTCACG GTGGTTTTAACGGAGGCTCAGAAGggtgtgcagcagcagtacgGAGCTATCAGGGAGGccctggagaaggaggagcaaagTGCACTTCAGTGCgtgaagaaggaggagacgCGTGTTCTGGGGGCACTAGAGGAGAAACTCGGCCATCTCCGCAGCGCCcttcagtctgtccagcaaggCCTTCACACCTTAGAGGAGCTGGCCGATACCAAGGGAGACAAATGCGTTCAGGACCAGGCTTTCATCATG GAGTACAGTAAGATTGCCCAGTT AACTAGTAACATGGAGGGCTGTGTGGACCGGTTTGAGGctccagaggaggtggaccagGCCCGGCTGAAGTGTTTGCAAAGCTGGACTGAGAAACGTCTGGACACGGTCGTCACCGTGGCCGACCAAGACAGAGACCTCTACAGGCTGCAGT ATGGAACCATCCCCCTCATGGATGCAGACACTGCCCACCCCAAGCTGCAGCTGTCtgataacaacaggaaggtTGCATACGTCGAGGCCCAGCAGGCCTACGCCGAGCACGGGGCCCGCTTCAGCTGCTTCCCACAGGTCCTGGCTGCACGCGCCCTGCAGGGGGGCCGCTGGTACTGGGAGGTGAACGTGTCCATGGACGACGGCCGCTGGAAGGTGGGGCTGTGTGAGGGTCAGATAGCGAGGAAGGGCCAAAAAGACAACTCTCGTCTGGGATTTAACAGTTACTCCTGGTGCCTGGCCTGCgacaggaagaaggtggaggctCTGCACAACAAGGTGTGTGTTCCTGTGGACGCGGACGGGCTGCAGCGGGTCGGCGTGTTCCTGGACTTTGAAGAGGGGCTCTTGTCGTTCTTTAGTGTGACACCAGGGGGCAGTCTGGCTTTAATGCATACTTACAAGCACAGGTTTACTGAGCCACTGTACCCAGCACTGTCTGTGTCTAAAACACAGCTGGTCGTCTGTGATCTCTTCCAGTCGTGA
- the si:dkey-29p10.4 gene encoding uncharacterized protein si:dkey-29p10.4 isoform X2, producing MVFTTCVECAFKNRPGQRKRNSNIWPRPAALSADKQKANSGRTNMGQSLETPTRCPLCSELTLEPVTLKCNHRFCRRCIGDLWSVHPNGPYHCPEWRCKTVYQTPPFDDSSIRPPASGGRNQASSSAATSTNSEQTFLDSLLRRPSLTRHLLGKRKASAPAPEQPDRKRSTVASPQAPSDHTDTPAPSAASESSEKAADAEPRQPEDGHGKSTSKAASARDTQQELSVQQNKPKSEDVITLGDSDSSSEVDICDAPPPATPGKDTQAIGMKSVSPANSNSFPGVSTPGTDEPLSRDFSRTPLIFPKHPTAPSGSSSHLGVFSRSGSKNACSVPCHYCPKSRCQHAVKSCLVCGASMCAEHLRPHLDSPVFQNHTLVPPMEDISLWRCQEHQEINRIYCRQCGVCVCTVCTVIGSHRDHVCISVRDAERELRGNLKEEIKQLQDTEQQVKNRLNELTEKKETFTVVLTEAQKGVQQQYGAIREALEKEEQSALQCVKKEETRVLGALEEKLGHLRSALQSVQQGLHTLEELADTKGDKCVQDQAFIMEYSKIAQLTSNMEGCVDRFEAPEEVDQARLKCLQSWTEKRLDTVVTVADQDRDLYRLQYGTIPLMDADTAHPKLQLSDNNRKVAYVEAQQAYAEHGARFSCFPQVLAARALQGGRWYWEVNVSMDDGRWKEEGGGSAQQGVCSCGRGRAAAGRRVPGL from the exons ATGGTATTTACTACTTGCGTGGAATGCGCCTTTAAGAACAGACCCGGGCAGAGGAAGCGCAATTCAAACATTTGGCCCCGCCCCGCAGCTCTGTCAGCGGacaaacagaaagcaaacaGCGGCCGAACCAACATGGGGCAGTCGCTGGAAACTCCGACCAGATGTCCGCTGTGCAGCGAGCTCACCCTGGAGCCCGTCACTCTCAAGTGCAACCACCGGTTCTGTCGACGCTGCATCGGTGACTTGTGGAGCGTTCACCCGAACGGCCCGTACCACTGCCCCGAGTGGAGGTGTAAAACGGTGTACCAGACCCCGCCGTTTGACGACAGCTCCATCCGGCCGCCCGCCTCCGGTGGTCGGAACCAGGCGTCCAGCTCCGCAG CCACATCCACAAACAGCGAACAAACGTTCCTGGACTCGCTATTAAGGAGGCCTTCGCTCACCCGTCACCTCCTCGGGAAGCGAAAGGCGAGCGCACCTGCGCcggagcagcctgacagaaagcGGTCGACTGTGGCTTCCCCCCAGGCGCCGTCTGATCACACCGACACTCCCGCTCCGTCAGCTGCTTCGGAGTCATCGGAGAAAGCCGCGGATGCTGAACCTAGACAACCTGAGGACGGTCATGGCAAATCTACCAGCAAGGCAGCGTCTGCAAGAGACACGCAGCAAGAGCTCTCAGTCCAGCAGAACAAGCCTAAATCAGAGGACGTCATCACATTGGGTGACTCTGACAGCTCCAGCGAGGTGGATATATGTGATGCACCGCCTCCTGCAACCCCAGGGAAAGACACACAAGCGATTGGAATGAAATCTGTCTCACCTGCCAACTCTAATTCCTTTCCTGGCGTCTCAACTCCAGGGACAGATGAACCTCTCTCACGTGATTTCAGCAGGACACCTCTGATATTCCCCAAGCATCCTACTGCTCCCTCAGGTTCCTCAAGTCACCTTGGCGTCTTCTCCAGATCAGGCAGCAAAAACGCCTGCTCTGTGCCTTGTCATTATTGCCCTAAATCTCGGTGTCAACATGCGGTGAAGAGTTGTCTGGTTTGCGGCGCTTCCATGTGTGCAGAGCACCTGCGTCCCCATTTGGACTCCCCAGTCTTTCAGAATCACACCCTTGTTCCTCCCATGGAGGACATTTCTCTGTGGAGGTGTCAAGAGCACCAGGAGATCAACCGGATCTACTGTCGTcagtgtggcgtgtgtgtgtgcacggtgTGCACCGTCATCGGCTCCCATCGTGACCATGTCTGCATCAGTGTTAGGGATGCAGAGAGGGAGCTCAGG GGGAACCTGAAAGAAGAGATCAAGCAactgcaggacacagaacagCAAGTGAAGAATAGACTGAATGAACtcacagagaagaaggagacaTTCACG GTGGTTTTAACGGAGGCTCAGAAGggtgtgcagcagcagtacgGAGCTATCAGGGAGGccctggagaaggaggagcaaagTGCACTTCAGTGCgtgaagaaggaggagacgCGTGTTCTGGGGGCACTAGAGGAGAAACTCGGCCATCTCCGCAGCGCCcttcagtctgtccagcaaggCCTTCACACCTTAGAGGAGCTGGCCGATACCAAGGGAGACAAATGCGTTCAGGACCAGGCTTTCATCATG GAGTACAGTAAGATTGCCCAGTT AACTAGTAACATGGAGGGCTGTGTGGACCGGTTTGAGGctccagaggaggtggaccagGCCCGGCTGAAGTGTTTGCAAAGCTGGACTGAGAAACGTCTGGACACGGTCGTCACCGTGGCCGACCAAGACAGAGACCTCTACAGGCTGCAGT ATGGAACCATCCCCCTCATGGATGCAGACACTGCCCACCCCAAGCTGCAGCTGTCtgataacaacaggaaggtTGCATACGTCGAGGCCCAGCAGGCCTACGCCGAGCACGGGGCCCGCTTCAGCTGCTTCCCACAGGTCCTGGCTGCACGCGCCCTGCAGGGGGGCCGCTGGTACTGGGAGGTGAACGTGTCCATGGACGACGGCCGCTGGAAG gaagaaggtggaggctCTGCACAACAAGGTGTGTGTTCCTGTGGACGCGGACGGGCTGCAGCGGGTCGGCGTGTTCCTGGACTTTGA